One genomic window of Medicago truncatula cultivar Jemalong A17 chromosome 1, MtrunA17r5.0-ANR, whole genome shotgun sequence includes the following:
- the LOC25484092 gene encoding uncharacterized protein: protein MDKIKSHRTNSKLHLPQGKEQIHKQQQHPDLSPDSSLSCGKVAEKDSFSFKFGWKSSKQSVGTPIKKLLAEEMSPVTESKRRSPGVIARLMGLDGLPSQQPTNKQHKDLQKPTPLEKNRSRGASNDGRSSRRSSRDQEEFKDVFEVSEIPKVESGRYSSSDLKDGEEEMSFIEQKFMDAKRLATYQDFQSSQEFHDTLEALDSNKDLLLKYLKRPDSLFKKHLNDLQATPFQSHSGHVESTNMENFENDFNWRSDRETTAVNYNRFHQKHRDGYHGQFDKRRAMHNSPRSSKIVVLKPNMGKFQSGIRIESSPCSPHNFLPEHGNHVEFSDVRFRDTELYQKINLPDSARSFRHNSLESREIAKEVTRQMKNNLSNGCTMSSSPRFKGYSKHDSSSSASGNESPEEITATLGKPFDLNRRSRRSPRPSESSVSREAKKRLSERWKMAHKSQEVQGTSRSSTLADMLAFPGKRMKGTRFDSLPSGEGFNDKFARNGEPSELVEPLGISSKDGWRDACISSLSRSRSLPASSTVFGSPRTFLRAEALRNDRYMVPKDLKRERRRVTKSLDHRHGMNSRSTISGHKKSWSVHSLKQEVNDFSPDLNEVQNNMNTNLEEDSPNLEVLAPETFEPLRDKSAVCDDVSDVADENTVGPSESSSDKVLPGSSARVLVKGDSRVVDEENSMQEDVSAGSTGGISVLSEAPVPGHESPCCKDADQPSPISVLDPSFTDDLSSCSECFGSVSADLQGLRMQLQLLKLESEEHEEGPMLVSSDEDGVEVSSRMLEGNALWRTEDSWESSYIIDVLSESAIADAQTDNNLEVWQSLECPVSVSVFEDLEERYSDLTTCSRSERRLLFDRINSGIVKIHEQSTDPQPWVRNAVKPFGSKRINGLQDGLFQMLGNQGKVEDDVLSKLLIEESQWLKLRDDIDVIGIEFERLILDELVAEIVGI, encoded by the exons ATGGACAAAATCAAATCTCACCGCACCAACTCCAAGCTCCATCTTCCTCAAg GGAAAGAGCAGattcataaacaacaacaacatccgGATTTGTCTCCTGATTCTAGTTTATCCTGTGGCAAGGTTGCAGAGAAAGATTCG ttttcatttaaatttggGTGGAAATCTTCTAAACAATCTGTTGGAACTCCAATTAAGAAGTTATTAGCTGAGGAGATGTCACCAGTGACTGAATCCAAGAGAAGATCCCCTGGTGTTATAGCCAGATTGATGGGTCTTGATGGTCTTCCGTCTCAGCAGCCTACTAATAAGCAGCACAAGGATCTACAGAAACCAACGCCTTTAGAGAAAAATCGAAGCAGAGGAGCGTCAAATGACGGCCGATCGTCTAGGAGAAGCTCAAGGGATCAGGAAGAATTTAAGGATGTATTTGAGGTCTCGGAGATCCCAAAGGTAGAGAGTGGTAGGTATTCATCTTCAGATTTGAAGGACGGTGAAGAAGAAATGTCATTCATTGAACAGAAGTTCATGGATGCCAAACGCCTAGCGACTTATCAAGATTTTCAGTCTTCGCAGGAATTCCATGATACACTTGAGGCATTGGACTCTAATAAGGATCTTCTGCTAAAATACTTGAAGCGGCCAGACTCTTTGTTTAAAAAGCATTTGAATGATCTGCAAGCTACCCCTTTCCAATCACATTCCGGTCATGTAGAATCAACCAATATGGAgaactttgaaaatgatttcAATTGGAGGTCAGATAGAGAGACAACAGCGGTGAATTACAACAggtttcatcagaagcatcgCGATGGTTATCATGGCCAATTCGACAAAAGACGTGcgatgcataattcaccaagaTCTTCAAAGATTGTTGTCCTAAAACCTAACATGGGAAAATTTCAGAGTGGTATTAGAATTGAATCCTCACCTTGTTCTCCGCATAATTTTCTGCCAGAACATGGAAATCATGTTGAATTTTCAGATGTCAGATTTAGAGATACTGAACtgtatcaaaaaataaatttgccTGACAGTGCAAGGTCTTTTAGGCACAATTCTTTGGAATCTAGAGAAATTGCAAAGGAAGTAACTAGGCAAATGAAAAACAATCTGAGCAATGGTTGCACGATGTCTTCCTCTCCTAGATTTAAAGGATACTCTAAACATGATAGTTCAAGCAGTGCTTCTGGGAATGAATCTCCAGAGGAAATAACAGCAACTTTGGGTAAGCCGTTTGACTTAAATAGACGTAGCAGACGGTCACCCCGTCCTAGTGAATCATCTGTGAGTAGAGAGGCAAAGAAGAGATTATCAGAGAGATGGAAGATGGCACACAAGTCTCAAGAGGTGCAAGGCACCAGCAGGAGCAGCACATTGGCTGATATGCTAGCGTTCCCTGGTAAGAGAATGAAGGGTACACGTTTTGACAGCCTGCCTAGTGGGGAAGGTTTCAATGATAAGTTTGCTCGCAACGGCGAACCTTCTGAGTTGGTTGAACCACTGGGTATCAGCAGCAAGGATGGTTGGAGGGATGCATGTATTAGTAGTTTGTCAAGGTCGAGATCTCTTCCTGCTTCATCTACTGTCTTTGGAAGTCCTAGAACATTCTTGCGTGCTGAAGCACTTCGTAATGATCGATATATGGTGCCAAAGGACCTTAAACGGGAGAGGAGAAGAgtgacaaagagtcttgatcATAGACATGGTATGAATTCTAGAAGCACAATATCTGGTCACAAGAAGTCTTGGTCTGTGCATTCACTGAAGCAGGAAGTTAATGATTTCTCTCCCGACTTAAATGAAGTTCAAAATAACATGAACACCAATCTTGAAGAAGATTCACCCAATCTCGAGGTTCTGGCTCCTGAAACCTTTGAGCCCCTTAGAGATAAAAGTGCTGTTTGTGATGATGTTTCGGATGTAGCAGATGAAAACACTGTTGGGCCTTCTGAATCTTCTTCGGATAAGGTTCTTCCTGGATCATCGGCTCGTGTCTTAGTAAAAGGCGACAGTCGTGTTGTTGACGAAGAAAATTCAATGCAAGAG GACGTATCAGCTGGTTCTACTGGTGGAATTTCAGTCCTCTCTGAAGCACCTGTACCTGGACACGAATCTCCATGCTGTAAAGATGCTGATCAACCCAGTCCAATCTCAGTTCTTGATCCTTCTTTTACAGATGATCTGTCATCTTGCTCTGAATGTTTTGGAAGTGTCAGTGCTGACCTACAAG gGCTTCGAATGCAACTCCAGTTGCTGAAGTTGGAATCTGAAGAACATGAGGAGGGACCTATGCTAGTTTCAAGTGACGAAGATGGCGTGGAAGTATCTTCTAGAATGTTAGAAGGAAATGCATTATGGAGAACTGAAGATAGCTGGGAGTCTTCTTACATTATTGATGTTTTGTCTGAATCTGCTATTGCTGATGCTCAAACTGATAATAATTTGGAAGTTTGGCAATCTCTAGAATGCCCTGTGAGTGTTTCTGTGTTTGAAGATCTGGAAGAGAGGTACAGTGATTTGACTACTTGTTCAAGGTCTGAAAGGAGATTGCTTTTCGACCGCATCAATTCAGGAATTGTGAAGATTCATGAGCAATCTACTGACCCACAGCCATGGGTGAGAAATGCAGTCAAACCTTTTGGATCAAAAAGGATTAACGGGCTTCAAGATGGTCTTTTCCAGATGCTAGGGAACCAAGGAAAGGTAGAGGATGATGTCCTGAGTAAGTTGCTGATTGAGGAGTCTCAGTGGTTGAAGTTGAGAGATGACATTGATGTAATAGGCATAGAATTTGAGAGATTGATATTAGATGAATTAGTGGCAGAAATAGTCGGTATCTAG
- the LOC25484093 gene encoding protein SLOW GREEN 1, chloroplastic has protein sequence MNSLPKTHLYHHLSLTHRHSSFPKLSSPSLPYHSFSSSPPLLLPSIKASSSPNNNNNPFQKPQNTFSQILKTLNPFTSPLFEPAYVAVALLALFLFRFQQNPATARSPLPSPPPAQSSTATTTTTTATENRPNKENNTTIDDKLIENSNDANALRSLIEENVKARKLSEAIRAVERLMELEPEEFDLLLLKSHLHSHNGEHELAKKGFEFTLQQDPFNSEAYRGLLMANSELKEPMEGFLNRVDEVVKFFEEKKMESEAREFKLLIAQVKVMEEDYSGALKVYEEIVKEEPSDFRPYLCQSVVYSLLRKNDEAQKQFEEFRRIVPENHPYKKYFEDNTKVLSKKLEMGGIEEAKI, from the coding sequence ATGAATTCTCTACCAAAAACCCATCTCTATCACCACCTCTCTCTCACTCACCGCCACTCTTCATTCCCTAAACTCTCCTCCCCCTCTCTACCTTATcactcattttcttcttcacccCCCTTATTACTACCCTCCATCAAAGCATCATCCTCtccaaataacaacaacaaccctTTTCAAAAACCCCAAAACACTTtctcccaaattctcaaaaccCTTAACCCCTTTACCTCACCTCTCTTTGAACCTGCTTACGTCGCAGTAGCACTTCTCGCTCTCTTCTTATTCCGTTTTCAACAAAACCCCGCCACCGCCAGGTCACCACTCCCATCACCACCACCAGCACAATCCTCCACTGCTACCACGACCACCACCACCGCAACGGAAAATCGACCcaataaagaaaacaacactACAATTGATGacaaattgattgaaaattcCAACGATGCAAATGCACTTCGGTCTTTGATTGAGGAAAACGTGAAAGCACGCAAACTAAGCGAAGCTATTCGCGCTGTGGAACGATTAATGGAACTTGAACCGGAGGAATTTGATTTGTTGCTACTAAAATCACATTTGCATAGTCATAACGGTGAACATGAATTAGCTAAGAAAggatttgaatttactctgcaGCAAGATCCGTTTAATTCGGAAGCTTATCGCGGTCTTTTGATGGCGAATTCGGAGTTAAAGGAGCCAATGGAGGGATTTTTGAATAGGGTTGATGAGGTAGTGAAGTTTTTTGAGGAGAAAAAAATGGAGTCAGAAGCTAGAGAATTTAAGCTTTTGATTGCGCAGGTGAAGGTGATGGAAGAGGATTATTCGGGTGCATTGAAGGTGTATGAGGAAATTGTGAAGGAAGAACCGAGTGATTTTAGACCTTATTTGTGTCAGAGTGTTGTGTATAGTTTGCTTCGGAAGAATGATGAAGCTCAGAAACAGTTTGAGGAGTTTAGAAGAATTGTTCCGGAGAATCATCCTTATAAAAAGTATTTTGAGGATAACACCAAGGTTTTGTCAAAGAAGCTAGAAATGGGAGGAATAGAAGAAGCAAAGATTTGA